TCGGTGACGCGGTCCTCACCGGTCTCGGTGGGGTGCTGCTCGTGGTCCCCGGGCTGCTCAGCGACGTGCTGGGTCTGCTGTGCCTGGTGCCGGCCACCCGGCGGCTGCTGCAGCGCCTGTTCGTCCGCACGGTCCGGCGGCGGGTCGAGCGTGCCGTGCGCGAGGCCGGGGGCACCGTCCCCGGCCGCGTCGTCGACGGTGACGTGGTGGGCGGTGACCCGGTGGACGACGTGGTGGACGGTGAGGTCGTGGAGGACCCGCGCGAGCTGGGTCGCTGAGCCCGGGGTCACGACGAAGGCCGGCCCACCCGTGCGGGTGGGCCGGCCTTCGCGGTGCGCCGCTCAGGCGCTGCGCTTGATGAGCTCGCGGCTGCGGAGCAGTTCGAGCCTCTCGTCCAGCAGCACCTCGAGGTCGGCGATGGAACGCCGCTCCAGGAGCATGTCCCAGTGCGTGCGGGCCGGCTTGCCGGCCTTCTTCTCCGGGGCGTCGGTGTCGGACCGCAGCGCCTCGGCGCCGCAACGGCACTCCCACAGCGGAGGCACGTCGGCCTCCAGCGACATGGGCACCACGACGGTGTGACCGTTCGGGCAGTGGTACGTGACCTGCTGGCGCTCGGCCGGCTCGACGCCGGCTTCGCTCTCGAGGCTGGCGCCTCCGAGACGGGACCCTCGTAGGTTGCGCTCGCTCATGTGACCTCCCCACCGTCCCCTCCGTACGGCGGCCCCCGGGGATCCGAGGGGGTGAAGGGGACTCGTTGGTTGAACGCGGTGCCCACCCCGGCTGTTCCCGCGACCACCACGACCGGGATGTGGAGGTCGTGTGCGCGTCGGGACCGAGCCCGTACAGGAGGGCGTCACTCAACGTACTGGATCTGCACCCCGCTGTGCCTGCTGAACCCCGGCGGCGACGTCCACCCGGGTGAGCAGGACCGCACCGACGACGAAGAAGGCCAGCAGGGCCACGAGGGCGGGCCGGTAGGACCCGCTCAGCTGCGCGACCAGACCGAAGACGAGCGTGCCGAGCCAGCTCGTCCCGCGTTCCCCCGCCTGGTAGAGACTGAAGTACTCGGCTTCGGCCCCCCGCGGCACCAGCCGGCTGAACAGGGAGCGCGACAGCGCCTGCGTCCCCCCGAGCACGAGACCGATGAGGACGGCGAGCGCCAGCCAGGTGCTGAACGCCCCGCGCGGCACGCCGAAGGCACCCAGGACGACGACGATCCACAGCCCGAGACCGCCGAGGATCGTGCGCTGGGCGCCGAGGCGCCCGGCGATCCGGCCGAAGAGGAGAGCTCCGGCGAAGGCGACGGCCTGCACGAGCAGCACGGTGGTCAGCAGTTGCGCCGAGCTGAAGCCCAGCTGCTCCTGGCCGTAGACGCTGGAGGCCGCGATGACGGTCTGGATGCCGTCGTTGAAGATCAGGTAGGCCAGCAGGAACCGCAGGACCTGCGGGTGGTGGCGCAGCCCCCGCAGCGTGGTCAGGAGCTGGCGGAACGGTGCGGTGAGCGAGCGGGCCTGCGCGGGGGTCTGGTCGGGGGTCTGGTCGGGGGTCTGGGCGAGGTCGAGCACGGGGCGCGGTGGCAGCCGGCGCAGGCCGAGGACGGGGACGACGGTGAACAGCCCCCACCACAGGCCGGCCGAGGCGAGGGAGACGCGCACGGCCCACTCGTCGGTGAGCCCGAAGGTGGCGGGGCTGGAGACGACGAGCAGGTTCAGGGCGAGCAGCGTGAACCCGCCGAGGTAGCCGGCGGCCCACCCGCGCGAGGACACCGCGTCGCGCTCCTCGGGGGCCGAGACGTCGCAGAGCAGGGCGTCGTTGACGACCAGGGAGCAGGTCAGGCTGACGACGGCGACGAGGGCGAGCAGGACGCCGAGCCACCAGCGGTCCCCGCCCATGGCCACCATCGCGGTGGCCGCGGTGGCACCGACCCAGGCGAAGCCGCCGAGCAGCCGGTGCCGGTGCGGGGTGCGGTCGGCGAGGGCGCCGACGAAGGGCAGCAGCACCGCGGACAGCAGCGTGGCGACGGTGATCGTGTACAGGGCCAGTGAGCCGGGGGCGACGGGCAGCCCGAGGACGGACAGGTCGCGCGTGCACCCGGTGGGCTGGTCGGGGCAGGCGGCGCGGCGGGCCAGGACGGTGAGGTAGGGGGAGAACAGGACGGTCTGCGTGGTCGTGACGAAGGCGGAGTTCGCCCAGTCGTAGACGTACCAGGACCGGCGCGCCCGCAGCAGGGTCGGGTCCACCGCGTTCATCGGGGGCTCACCACGGGATCAAGCGTGCCACCGGCCCCGGGCGAGGAGGACGTCCTTGAGCACGTCGGCGCGGTCGGTGATGATCCCGTCGACGCCGAGGTCGAGCAGCGCGCCGATCTGGCCGGCGTCGTCGACGGTCCAGACGTGCACCTGGGCCCCGGCGCGGTGGACGGTGTCGACGAAGCGGGCCGAGACCACCTCAAGGCCGCCGTGCCGCACGGGCACCTGGACGGCGTCGACCCCGGCCAGGGCGTGACGGGCCAGGGCGGGCAGGTGCAGGGCGTTGCCGGCCAGCGCCAGCGCGGTGCCGGTCGAGGCGGCCGAGGTGGCCTCGCCGCCGCCGGCGGCGGCGAGGGCGGCGCGCCGGCGCCGGTCGGCGAAGGCGGTGACCAGGACCCGGCCGTGGGCGCGGGTGCGGCGCAGCACCTCGCCGAGCCCGGCGACCGCGGCCCGCGTCTTGACGTCGAGGTTGAAGCGGGCGCCGGGGAAGGTGCCCAGGACGTCCTCCAGGCGCGGGACGGCCTCGCGCCCGGCGACGCGCAGGTGCCGCACCTGCTCCCAGGTGAGGTCGGACAGGTCGCCGCGACCGTCGGTGACGCGGTCGAGGTGCTCGTCGTGGAAGGCGACGAGCACCCCGTCGGCCGTGGCCCGCACGTCGGTCTCGAGGTAGGTGTACCCGAGCTCGACGGCGGCCGCGAAGGCCGGCAGCGTGTTCTCCAGGCCCCGGGCCGGGCCGGTGGCGGAGAACCCGCGGTGGGCCATCGCGATCGGCCCGTCCCACGCGCAGAACGCGTGCCGGGCCGGCGGCCGGGGGACCATCAGCCCGTGAACTCCCAGTGCCAGGGCTCGAACTGCCCACCGCGGTTCTGCGCCCAGGCCGGGTTGATCCAGCCGTAGAGCGCGGCGTTGCGGTCCATCCACAGGTGCTGGGCCGAGGTGGCGTTCTGGATCCCGCCGCCGAGGTCGACCGCGATGCCCAGGCCGTGCCGGCTGGTGCCGGGTCGCGCGGCGAGCGTGGGCTTGCGGGCCTTGACGTCGATCTGCTCGGCGAGGGTGCGGTAGGAGTCGGTGATGGCGATGTTCGTCCCGAACTGGGAGGCGTAGGCCTGGTTCAGGGCGGCGAAGGCGTTGGCCGCGTCCGAGCGCAGGACGTGGCGCGGCGCGCTGGCGAGCGGGCACAGGGCGTTGCGCGGGATGAGGCCGTTGGCGAACCCGGAGAGGTTGACGCCGGTCTCGCAGTCACCGACGGCGGTGTAGCCGCCGGCGGTGGCCGCGGCCGCGGCCGCCGCCGCCTGGGCCTGGGCGGCGGCGAGGTTGGCGGCGAGGTCGGCGGCGAGCCCGTCGGCGCGGGCGGAGTCGGAGGTGGCGGTGCCGGCGGCCGCGGACTGCAGGACGGCGAGGGCCTCGACCTGGCTGCGCTGCTGGGCGAGGAGGTCGTCGGCCTGCTGCTTGGCGGCGACGGCGATCCCTGCCTGGCGGACCGCCTCGGCGGCGGCGTCGGCGGCGCGGGTGGTGGCGTCGGCCTGGACCCGCTGAGCCTCTTCGAACGCCTCGACGGCGCTGGTGCGCCCGTCCCCGATGCGCTTGGCCGAGGCCACCGCGCTGGCGGTGTCGTCGGTGGCGCCGCTCTTGAGCACCGAGACGAGCCCGGAGTACTGCTCCAGGGAGGCCCCGCCCCGGTAGGTCTGGGAGGCCCACTGGCCCAGGTCCTGGCGGCCCTGCTCCAGGGCCGCCTCGGCCTCGGCCAGGCGCTGGCGCTGCAGGACCTCCTCGTTCTGGGCGGCCCACTGGGCCTCCATCGCCTGCTGGTACGCCTCCAGCGCGGTGCTGGCCTCCCGGGCCAGGGCGTCCAGACGGCCCTGGGCGGCGGCGAGGTCGGCCTGCGCCTGCGTGAGCTGGGCGGCGGACTCGGCGGCCTTCCGGCGAGCCTCGTCGACCTGGGCCTGCGTGGGGGGCTCCTCGGCGCGCACGGCGGCGGGGGCGACGGCGGGGGCGGTGGGCAGGGGGGCCGCACCGGCGGCCGGGACGACCACCCCGGAGGTCAGGGTCCCGGCGGCGGTCGCCGCCAGGAGCAGCGCCGCGCGCAGGCGGGTGGGTCGAGCGGTGGTGCGGGCCGTGGGGGAGAGCACGTCGTGCACATCCAGAGCGGTCGGGGGCGTTAGCCCGGATCGGCTGTCGGTGACGCGCGGGGGGCACGCGGAGGGACGGTGCGGTCGGGTCCGGTGGAGGTCCTGTGGGGACGTCCTCGCCGGACCCTACCCTCCGCTACCTCGGCACCGGGAGGCCCGACACGAAGGTGTGGACGGTCGATGTGAGGAGCATCACGTACCGCACGGCTCACCAGTGGTCACGTTCCGTCTCACCCGTCGAGGGCGGGTGGCATCATCCGGCGGTGCCCGAACCCGACCCCGCGCGCCCCGACGGCACCCGCCTGGACGCGGTCGCCCACGACGCCGCGCAGGACGCCGGGGGCATCGACCCGGCGTTGCTGGGGGACTTCCTCGACGCCGTCTGGCGCGCCGTCGTCTCCGGCCGGCGCCTGTCGACGGCGCGCACGGCCCGCTACCGGGCCGTGGGGGAGGACGCCGCGGCCTCGGGGGTCGCGCTGCGCGCCCTGCTCGACCTGTACCTGTCGGCGGCCTGGCGGCTGTGGCGGTCCCTGCCGCCGGTGCGCGACGCCGCCGAGGACCCCGCGGGGGTCGTGACCGCGGGGGAGGTCGTCCTGCGTGCGACCGACGACGCCGTCGCCGCCTTGACCGAGGGCTACCAGATCGCCCGCCGCCAGCTCGTGCGCCGCGAGGAGTCCGACCGTCGCGAGTTCGTCGACGACCTGCTCGCCGGCACCTCCGACCTGCCCGGGCTGCTGCGCCGGGCCCCGCGCCACGGCCTGGACCTCACCGGCCCCCACGCCGTCTGCGTCGTGCGCGCCGCCACGCCCTTCACCGACGGCACGGCGCAGGTCGCCGCGATCGAGCGGCGGCTGCAGGGGACCCAGGCCGACGCCGACGCCCTGGTGGCGACGAAGGACGGCGCGCTGGTCCTCGTCTTCGCCGCTCCCGACCGCGCCGCCGTCACCGAGGTCCTGGACCGGCTGCGCGACGTGCTCGGCAGCCCGCGGCGCACCGGCTGGCGGGCCGGGGTGGGACGGCCCGGACCCGGGGCGGGCGGTGTGGTCGGCTCCTACGAGCAGGCCCGCCGCGCCCTCGCGCTGGGTGACCGCCTCGGCGTCACCGACCCCGTCGCCGACGCGGCCGACCTGCTCGTCTACGAGGTGCTGCTGCGCGACCGCGACGTCGCCACCGACCTCGTCGAGTCCACCCTGGGACAGCTGCGCGGCGTGCGCGGCGGCGTCGAGCCCTTCCTGCGGACGCTGGAGGTCTACCTGGCCACCGGCGGCAACGCGACCGAGGCCGCCCGCCGGCTGCACCTGTCGGTGCGCGCCGTCACCTACCGCCTGGCCCGGGTGCGCGACCTCACCGGTGTCGACCCCACGCGCCCCGAGCAGCGCTTCGGGGTGCAGGCCGCCGTGCTCGCCGCCCGCGCCCTCGGCTGGCCCGCGGCGCCGCCCTGAGCCCTTCCGGAGCCCGCTTTGCCGGGACTCGGCAAGCATCGTCCCGGAAGTCGTCACGTCTTCGACAGGGCACTGCCCGGTCCCGGCAGTCACCATGGAGGTGGGCGGCAACCGCCGCCCACCGATCCTCGACCTCCAGGAGCACGCAGTGGGTCTGGACCTCAACGTCCCCTTGTGGGCCTGGGTGGCACTCGGCGTCGTCATCGTCGTCATGCTGGCGATCGACCTGCTGGGCCACCGCGGCGCCCACGTCATCCAGTTCAAGGAAGCCGCCATCTGGAGCGGTGTGTGGGTGACGGTGGCGCTGATCTTCGGCGGCATCATCTTCTGGGCCTACGGGGCCGAGGCCGGCACGGCCTACACGACCGCCTGGTTGCTCGAGAAGAGCCTGTCCGTGGACAACCTCTTCGTCTTCGCGCTGATCTTCGGGTACTTCAAGGTCCCCCGCGAGTACCAGCACCGCGTGCTGTTCCTCGGCGTCCTCGGCGCCCTGGTCTTCCGCGGCATCTTCCTCGGCGTCGGCGTGGCCGTCGTCGAGCGGTTCACCGCCATCCTCTTCGTCTTCGGCGCGATCCTGCTGTGGTCGGCGTGGAAGATGCTCAAGGGTGACGACGACGACATCGACCCGGGCACCAACATCGGGGTCCGGATGCTCAAGAGGGTCGTCCCGCTGAAGGACGAGTACCACGGCACGAAGTTCTTCATCAAGGAAGCCGGCAAGCGCTACGGCACCCCGCTGCTCGCGGTGGTCGCCGCCATCGAGGCCGCCGACCTGATCTTCGCGGTCGACAGCGTGCCGGCCGTCCTGGCCGTCTCCGACGAGGCGTTCATCGTCTACTCGTCCAACGCGTTCGCCATCCTGGGGCTGCGCGCCCTGTACTTCATGCTCTCGGGCCTGCTGGAGCGCTTCCACCTGCTGAGCAAGGCGCTGGCCTTCATCCTCGCCTTCATCGGGGTCAAGCTGTTCTTCCAGGCCGGGCACGAGGTCATCAGCCCCTCGATCCCGCACATCCCGACCTACGTCAGCCTCGGCGTCATCGTCGTCTCGCTGACCCTGGCGATCGTCCTGAGCCTGAAGCGGCCGGCCCCGGAGCCGGCGCGGGGGCCGGACGAGACCGGGGCGGGGGCCGGCGGCGCACCGCGCCCCGAGGTGGAGGACACCTCCACCCAGCGCTGACCCGCTTCCCGTCCCGGAGGCGCCCGTCCCCGCGGGGACGGGCGCCTCCGTCGTCCTCGGGAGGCCGTGGTCCACTGGGCGCGTGCCCTCCTCGCACCCGCCGCTGCTGGTGGCCGCCGCCACCTCGTACGCGGCCAACTGCGCCCTGGGCGCGGCCGTGGCCGCCCGCGTGGTGGACACCTCCGGGGCGCGGTGGGTGCACCACGCCGTCTTCGTCGCCACCGCGACCCTCACGGCCGCCGCCGGCGCCGACCTCGCCCGCCGCCGCTCCGGCGCCTTCTGGCGACTGCTGCCGGTGGCCGCGCCGCTGCTGGCGATCCCCTCGGTCCCCGCCCGTTCGCGCTGGCACCCCGCCATCGCCCTCACCGCCGGCCCGGCCTACGTCGCCGCCCTGCGGGGCGCCTGATGGAACTGCGCGAGGCCATCGCCGCCCGGCGCACCACCAACGGCCCGTTCTTGCCCGACCCGGTCAGTCCCGAGCACCAGCGCACCCTCGTCGAGGTCGCGGCCCGGGCCCCCTCCCAGCTCAACAGCCAGCCCTGGCGGTTCGTCCTGGTCGAGTCGCGCGCCACCATCGAGGAGGTGGCCCGCATCAGCGGGGCCTCGATGACGACGGCCATGGGCAACGGCACGTTCTTCGAGCGGTACAAGCGGTACTTCCGGTTCAGCGAGCAGGAGATGCGCGAACGGCGCACCGGCATGCTGTTCGACCGCATGCCCGCGCCGCTGCGCCCCTTCACGCGCAGCGTGTTCACCCGCCGCGGGCAGTGGGCCATGAACGTCCTGCGCGTCCCGCGGCGCCTGGGGGAGCAGAACCGCGAACTCGTGGCGGGTTCACCGCTGCTCGTGGGGGTGATGCTCGACCGCGCCGAGCACCGGCCGGGGGAGCTGTCCGCGTTCTACTCGCTGTTCTCCATGGGCGCCGCGATGGAGAACGTGTGGCTGACGACGACGGAACTCGGGCTGGGGATCCAGTTCGTCAGCTTCCCCATGGAGGTCCCCGGGGCCTGGGACCGCGTCGCCGAACTGCTGCACGTCCCCGACGACCTCGAGCTCATGGCCGTCTACCGGGTCGGGTACGTCCCGCAGCAGGCGCGACGACCGGCCATCGACTGGACGAGCTCGGAGCGGCTGCCGGTGTCGCGGTACGTGTTCCGCGAGACGTGCGACCGGCCGCAGACGGGGTGGGACGCCCCACCCGCGCCCGGGGGCCGGTCCTAGACTGCCGCGGTGAGCACCCCCTTCTTCCTCGACTGCGACACCGGGATCGACGACGCCATGGCGATCGGCTGGCTGGTCGCCTCCCCCGACGTCGACCTCGTGGGCGTGGCGACCGTGAGCGGGAACCTGGACGCGGCCGGGGGAGCGCGCAACACCCTGGACCTGCTCGCCCTGCTGGGCCGCCCCGACGTCCCCGTCAGCGTGGGTGCGCACGACTTCCTCGACCACCCCTACTCCGGCGGGGCGCCGGAGGTCCACGGACCCAACGGGATCGGTGGTGTCGAGCTGCCCAGGGCCGCAGCCGCGCCCACCGGGGTGAGCGGTGCTGAGGCGATCGTCGAGGCCGCCCGCGCCCACCCGGGGGAACTGCACCTGCTGGCCATCGGCCCGTTCACCAACCTCGCCCTCGCCCTGGACCTGGAACCCCGGCTGCCCGAGCTCGTGGGACGGGTGACCGTCATGGGCGGAGCGGCGATGGCGCCGGGCAACGTCTCGGCCCTGGCCGAGGCGAACGTCGCCAACGACCCGCTCGCCGCGCACCGGGTGTTCACCGCGGGTTTCGACCTCACGATGGTCGGGCTCGACGTCACGATGCGGCACGTCTTCGAGGAGTCGCACCGGACGGAACTGCTGGCCGTCGGCACGCCGGGGGCGGTCGCCGTCGCGCAGATGCTGGAGTTTTACTTCGCGTTCTACGCCCAGCGCTTCGGGCGGCCGTGCGCCGTCCTGCACGACCCGCTGGCCGCGGCCGTCGCCACGGGGGACGTCACCGCGGCGCTGGCCCCGCAGGTCCCCGTCGTCGTCGACCACACCGACGGCCCGGGCCGGGGGCAGACGATCGCCGACCTGCGCGACGTCTACCAGGGTTTCCCGCACACCTACCCCGGTGGCACGAAGGTCCTGCTGGAGGTTCCGGGCGACTTCGCCGGTGACCTGCTGCGGCGGTTGCGGACCCTCTGAGGGCTTCGTCCCGCACCGGCCGGGGAACCTGCGGGCCCGCCCCACCGTGTACCCACCGTGGGATCGGGACGGGTGAGGGGGACCGGGCGGCGCGACGCCGGGCTGGCGCTGGCGCTGGCCGCCGTCGTGTGCACGGGGCTCGTGCTGGTGACCGCGCTGACGGGTTCGCTCGGGGTGCTGCTCGCACACGGCACGGCCGCCGTCGCCGGTGTCGCGCTCGTCGCCTGCGCCGCGGTGGCCGTGGCCTCGCGCCGCGACCGCTGGTGCGGGCCGGCCGACCGCGTCACGCTGGTCCGCACGGTCCTGGTGGGTGGGTGCGCGACGGTGGCCGTGCTGGCCCTCGCCGGGGTGACGGGGCCGCGGCCGTGGTCGCTCCTGGCCCTGGCGGTGCCGGCGCTCCTCCTGGACGGCGTCGACGGGTACGTGGCCCGGCGGACCGGCACGGCGTCCACCGCCGGGGCCCGCCTGGACATGGAGGTGGACGCCGCGCTCCTGCTCGTCCTGTCCGCGGTGGTCGCGCTCACGCAGGGTCCGTGGGTCCTGGCGATCGGCCTCATGCGCTACCTCTACGTCGTGGCGGGCTGGTGCTGGGCCCCGCTGCGCCGCACCCCGGCGCCGCGGTTCTCCCGCAAGGTCGTGGCCGTCGTGCAGGTCCTGGCGCTGCTCGTGGCCCTCCTGCCGCCGGTCCCGCCCCGAGCCGGCGCGGTCGTGCTGGGCCTCGCCCTGGCCGCCCTGGTGCTCTCCTTCGGCCGGGACGTGCGCTCACTGGGACGTCGTGCCCCCGCGCAGGACCCTCAGCGACCCGCGGGGGCCGTGGTGAGGGACCGGACCCGGGCGCGGGCCGCCAGCGTGGCCCCCAGGTAGATCTCCCCGGACAGGTCGGGTGCGCCGGGAGCGGGCGCGTCGGGAGCGGGCGCCTCCTCACCCGCCGGTCCGGTGGTCCCCGCCTCGTGCGCGAGGACGGCCTCGATGGCCGCGCCGAGCCGCCCGCGCCGGTGCAGCAGCGCGTCCTCGACCTCGGGGGCCAGGGCGCAGCCCCGCGTGAGGTCGGCGGGGGCGATGCCGAGGACGGAGGCGGCCGCCGACAGCAGCCCGACGGTGAACCCGGCGTCGGGGTCCTCGGCGGCCAGGGCCCGGCAGGCCTCGGCCCGCGTGAAGATCCAGCCCAGGGTGTCCGGTCGCGCCGGCGCGGTCGACGTGCCGCCCACGAGGACGAGGGTGACCCAGGAGGCCAGTTCCCGGCGTCCCAGCAGGACGACCGCCTGGCGCAGGGACGTGACGCCCTGCCGGGGCGCGTGCGCCGCCGACCCGACGGTCTTGAGGATGCGCAGGCTCAGGCCGGGGTCGTGGGCCAGCAGCCGCAGCACGTCCTCGGTGCTCGTGCGCAGGTCGTGCAGCGCCGCGATGAGCTGCACGCAGGTGAGGTGGGAGGCGTCCAACGTCTGCTTCTGCACGACGTCCGGCCGGTGCAGGTGGTAGCCCTGGAACAGCTCGACGCCCAGGGCCACGCACCGGTCGAACTGCTCGGCGGTCTCGACGCGCTCCACCACGAGCTGCGCCCGCGGGTTCACCCGCCGCACCAGCTCCACGAGCTCGACCAGCCGGTCACCGCTCGTCTCCAGGTCGAGCTTGACGTAGTCGGCCAGGCGCAGGGCCGGCACGCGGTGCAGCTCACCGTCGAAGTCGTCGACGGCGATCGCGAAACCCCGGTCCTTCAGCCGGCGGACGCCGTCCATGACCCGGTGGTCGACGTCGACCGTCTCCAGCAGTTCGAGCACGACGCCCTGGGGGCTGAACGGCAGCGGCAGCTCACCGGTGAAGAAGCTGCGCGTGGTGTTGAGGAACAGGGGTTTGCCGTCCCCGAGCTCGGCGACGCCGAACTCCCCGAACGTCGCCGTGATCACCTGAGCGGTCGCGTGGTCGTGCTCGGCCCGGCCTGTCAAGGCCGCGGCGTGGCGGCCGGGGGCGCGGAAGAGCAGTTCGTGGGCCACGACGGAACGGTCCGCCGTGAGGATGCCCTGCAACCCGACGCGCACGCGCGCACCGGGGGCGGACGGGCCACGGGTCGGATCGGACACGGTTCCGGAACCTCACGGGGATCGAAGGTGTTGTGGGTGCACCCCGGGGGGTGCACGTGAGCATCGGCATCCGCGGGTCGGCCTTGAGGGACGTTCCCCCGGGTGCTCGGCGACGTCCGCCGTGCGGGCGCGCCCGGCTCCGGGCAGGGTGACCGCGTGGACGGACGAGGCGACGGCCGGACGACGGAGCAGCACCAGGCGACGGGGGGGACGGAGAGCGGCGG
This genomic window from Kineococcus mangrovi contains:
- a CDS encoding nitroreductase family protein → MELREAIAARRTTNGPFLPDPVSPEHQRTLVEVAARAPSQLNSQPWRFVLVESRATIEEVARISGASMTTAMGNGTFFERYKRYFRFSEQEMRERRTGMLFDRMPAPLRPFTRSVFTRRGQWAMNVLRVPRRLGEQNRELVAGSPLLVGVMLDRAEHRPGELSAFYSLFSMGAAMENVWLTTTELGLGIQFVSFPMEVPGAWDRVAELLHVPDDLELMAVYRVGYVPQQARRPAIDWTSSERLPVSRYVFRETCDRPQTGWDAPPAPGGRS
- a CDS encoding nucleoside hydrolase, coding for MSTPFFLDCDTGIDDAMAIGWLVASPDVDLVGVATVSGNLDAAGGARNTLDLLALLGRPDVPVSVGAHDFLDHPYSGGAPEVHGPNGIGGVELPRAAAAPTGVSGAEAIVEAARAHPGELHLLAIGPFTNLALALDLEPRLPELVGRVTVMGGAAMAPGNVSALAEANVANDPLAAHRVFTAGFDLTMVGLDVTMRHVFEESHRTELLAVGTPGAVAVAQMLEFYFAFYAQRFGRPCAVLHDPLAAAVATGDVTAALAPQVPVVVDHTDGPGRGQTIADLRDVYQGFPHTYPGGTKVLLEVPGDFAGDLLRRLRTL
- a CDS encoding FxsA family protein is translated as MSGPRAPRRRWTTWIPLALVLLVVLEVWLLVQLGHVVGGGWVLVLLLAETFGGLLVLRRAGRRALGAFRQTASVPFGAPVPGQEPGVVGDAVLTGLGGVLLVVPGLLSDVLGLLCLVPATRRLLQRLFVRTVRRRVERAVREAGGTVPGRVVDGDVVGGDPVDDVVDGEVVEDPRELGR
- a CDS encoding glycerophosphodiester phosphodiesterase family protein, giving the protein MVPRPPARHAFCAWDGPIAMAHRGFSATGPARGLENTLPAFAAAVELGYTYLETDVRATADGVLVAFHDEHLDRVTDGRGDLSDLTWEQVRHLRVAGREAVPRLEDVLGTFPGARFNLDVKTRAAVAGLGEVLRRTRAHGRVLVTAFADRRRRAALAAAGGGEATSAASTGTALALAGNALHLPALARHALAGVDAVQVPVRHGGLEVVSARFVDTVHRAGAQVHVWTVDDAGQIGALLDLGVDGIITDRADVLKDVLLARGRWHA
- a CDS encoding RNA polymerase-binding protein RbpA, encoding MSERNLRGSRLGGASLESEAGVEPAERQQVTYHCPNGHTVVVPMSLEADVPPLWECRCGAEALRSDTDAPEKKAGKPARTHWDMLLERRSIADLEVLLDERLELLRSRELIKRSA
- a CDS encoding EAL and HDOD domain-containing protein, coding for MSDPTRGPSAPGARVRVGLQGILTADRSVVAHELLFRAPGRHAAALTGRAEHDHATAQVITATFGEFGVAELGDGKPLFLNTTRSFFTGELPLPFSPQGVVLELLETVDVDHRVMDGVRRLKDRGFAIAVDDFDGELHRVPALRLADYVKLDLETSGDRLVELVELVRRVNPRAQLVVERVETAEQFDRCVALGVELFQGYHLHRPDVVQKQTLDASHLTCVQLIAALHDLRTSTEDVLRLLAHDPGLSLRILKTVGSAAHAPRQGVTSLRQAVVLLGRRELASWVTLVLVGGTSTAPARPDTLGWIFTRAEACRALAAEDPDAGFTVGLLSAAASVLGIAPADLTRGCALAPEVEDALLHRRGRLGAAIEAVLAHEAGTTGPAGEEAPAPDAPAPGAPDLSGEIYLGATLAARARVRSLTTAPAGR
- a CDS encoding CDP-alcohol phosphatidyltransferase family protein, whose protein sequence is MRGTGRRDAGLALALAAVVCTGLVLVTALTGSLGVLLAHGTAAVAGVALVACAAVAVASRRDRWCGPADRVTLVRTVLVGGCATVAVLALAGVTGPRPWSLLALAVPALLLDGVDGYVARRTGTASTAGARLDMEVDAALLLVLSAVVALTQGPWVLAIGLMRYLYVVAGWCWAPLRRTPAPRFSRKVVAVVQVLALLVALLPPVPPRAGAVVLGLALAALVLSFGRDVRSLGRRAPAQDPQRPAGAVVRDRTRARAASVAPR
- a CDS encoding MFS transporter, which encodes MNAVDPTLLRARRSWYVYDWANSAFVTTTQTVLFSPYLTVLARRAACPDQPTGCTRDLSVLGLPVAPGSLALYTITVATLLSAVLLPFVGALADRTPHRHRLLGGFAWVGATAATAMVAMGGDRWWLGVLLALVAVVSLTCSLVVNDALLCDVSAPEERDAVSSRGWAAGYLGGFTLLALNLLVVSSPATFGLTDEWAVRVSLASAGLWWGLFTVVPVLGLRRLPPRPVLDLAQTPDQTPDQTPAQARSLTAPFRQLLTTLRGLRHHPQVLRFLLAYLIFNDGIQTVIAASSVYGQEQLGFSSAQLLTTVLLVQAVAFAGALLFGRIAGRLGAQRTILGGLGLWIVVVLGAFGVPRGAFSTWLALAVLIGLVLGGTQALSRSLFSRLVPRGAEAEYFSLYQAGERGTSWLGTLVFGLVAQLSGSYRPALVALLAFFVVGAVLLTRVDVAAGVQQAQRGADPVR
- a CDS encoding PucR family transcriptional regulator; this translates as MPEPDPARPDGTRLDAVAHDAAQDAGGIDPALLGDFLDAVWRAVVSGRRLSTARTARYRAVGEDAAASGVALRALLDLYLSAAWRLWRSLPPVRDAAEDPAGVVTAGEVVLRATDDAVAALTEGYQIARRQLVRREESDRREFVDDLLAGTSDLPGLLRRAPRHGLDLTGPHAVCVVRAATPFTDGTAQVAAIERRLQGTQADADALVATKDGALVLVFAAPDRAAVTEVLDRLRDVLGSPRRTGWRAGVGRPGPGAGGVVGSYEQARRALALGDRLGVTDPVADAADLLVYEVLLRDRDVATDLVESTLGQLRGVRGGVEPFLRTLEVYLATGGNATEAARRLHLSVRAVTYRLARVRDLTGVDPTRPEQRFGVQAAVLAARALGWPAAPP
- a CDS encoding D-alanyl-D-alanine carboxypeptidase family protein; this translates as MLSPTARTTARPTRLRAALLLAATAAGTLTSGVVVPAAGAAPLPTAPAVAPAAVRAEEPPTQAQVDEARRKAAESAAQLTQAQADLAAAQGRLDALAREASTALEAYQQAMEAQWAAQNEEVLQRQRLAEAEAALEQGRQDLGQWASQTYRGGASLEQYSGLVSVLKSGATDDTASAVASAKRIGDGRTSAVEAFEEAQRVQADATTRAADAAAEAVRQAGIAVAAKQQADDLLAQQRSQVEALAVLQSAAAGTATSDSARADGLAADLAANLAAAQAQAAAAAAAATAGGYTAVGDCETGVNLSGFANGLIPRNALCPLASAPRHVLRSDAANAFAALNQAYASQFGTNIAITDSYRTLAEQIDVKARKPTLAARPGTSRHGLGIAVDLGGGIQNATSAQHLWMDRNAALYGWINPAWAQNRGGQFEPWHWEFTG
- a CDS encoding TerC family protein, with translation MLAIDLLGHRGAHVIQFKEAAIWSGVWVTVALIFGGIIFWAYGAEAGTAYTTAWLLEKSLSVDNLFVFALIFGYFKVPREYQHRVLFLGVLGALVFRGIFLGVGVAVVERFTAILFVFGAILLWSAWKMLKGDDDDIDPGTNIGVRMLKRVVPLKDEYHGTKFFIKEAGKRYGTPLLAVVAAIEAADLIFAVDSVPAVLAVSDEAFIVYSSNAFAILGLRALYFMLSGLLERFHLLSKALAFILAFIGVKLFFQAGHEVISPSIPHIPTYVSLGVIVVSLTLAIVLSLKRPAPEPARGPDETGAGAGGAPRPEVEDTSTQR